The sequence CACGCCGGTTCAGCAGCGGTACGCGTCCCGCGTCGATCCGGTCGCCGAGCCAGGACAGCAGGGCCGGCAGCACTGTCACGGAGCCCAGCATCGCGATGAACACGACGATGATCGTGGCGAGCGCGAACCCCTTGAACAGCAGCAGTCCGGACAGGAACATGCCGCCCATGGCCACCATCACGGTCACGCCGGAGACGAGCACGGCCCGGCCGCTGGTCGCCGCCGCGATCCGCAGCGCCGTCTCGGCGTCCCGGCCCGCGGCCCGCTCGTCACGTTCGCGGCGCAGATAGAACAGGCAGTAGTCGACGCCGACGGCGAAGCCCATCAGGAACATCACGGAGTACGTGGTCTGGAACAGGTGCAGCTGGTGGCTGGCGAGCGAGAGCAGACCGAAGGCGGCCATGCACGCGGTCAGCGCGAGCCCCACCGGGAGCAGGGCGGCCACCACGGCGCCGAAGGCCACGAGCAGAATGCCCAGCGCCAGCGGTACGGCGGTGAACTCGGCCTTCTTGAAGTCCTCGGCGAGCAGGTCGCCGAGCCACTTGCCCGCGCTGGCCTCGCCGAACTGGTGGATCTCGACGTCCCCGTGTTCCTTCCCGGCCGACGCGACCGCGTCCAGCACCGGCTGCACCCGGTCGGCGGCGGTCGCCGCGTCGCCCTTCATCTCGAAGGTGATCAGGGCGTCCCTGCCGTCCTCGGAGGGGACGGGCTCCGCGAGGTTGCGTACCTCGCCGGTCTTCCGCACGGCGGCGGAGACGTCCCGGGCGGCCGCCTTCCACTCCCCGGCGGCGGACGCGGACACCATGACCAGCTCGCCCGCGGGTTTGTCGAGCCCGGCGTCGGAGAGGATCCGCTCCGCGCGGACCGAGTCACCGGCGCCGTTCTCCGCGTCGGTCATCTCGACCATGCCGGACGCTCCGCCGATGCCCGTGGCGAGCACGACGAAGAGCAACCAGCCGAGAATGGCCGTTTTGCGGTGGTGCGCGCTCCACACACCGATGCGTGCCGCGAGGTTGCGCCTCATGCGGTTTTCGCCCCCAGAAAGTAAACGTCGGACAGGACGCTGACGAATCTAGGGACGGCGGGCCGCCCTCCCCAGCCGTCGAAGCACCCACTGCCCGAGCCGTAGGGCGAGGTCGGGGGGTGGTGCCAGGTACACCCCCGCGCGGGTGGCGAACCGGCTCACGCCCGTGGCCCCGCCCGGGTGAGACTGTCCTCGGACCGGGATCTGCTCGGGTCCCGCGAGGGGAGATACCACCATGAATGCGATGCTGGAGCGGATACGGCCGCCGATGCGGGCGGCCGGACGCGGTTTCGCCCTCTCGCTCGTCGGTCTGGTGGGGTCGATCACCCTGTTCGTGCTGGCGGTGCTCTCCATCGCCTTCATCCTGCTGGGCATCGGGCTCGTCACCACTCCCCCGGTGCTCGAAGCGGTGCGCAAGCACGCCAATCAGCGCCGGCTGTGGGCGGTCACCTGGTCGGACGTCCGCATTCCGGTGCCGTACCGGCCCTTTCCGCCGGATGTGCGCACGGGTTTCACCGGGCAGGTGGAGCGCACGACGCTGATGCTGAAGGACCCGGCGACCTGGCGCGACCTCCAGTGGCTGCTGGTCGACATGACGGCCGGATACGTCCTGTCGGTCCTGGCCGCCGCGCTGATGATCTACCCGCTGGAGTCGCTGGTCCTGGCGGCGGGGCTGTGGCGGGTGTTCCGGGACGACGCGTACTGGTACGGATTCGTGCCGGTGGACAGCCAGGCGTCGGCGCTGGCCGCCGTCGCCCTGGGCATCGTGCTGTTCGCCGTCGGGCTGAAGGTCAGCGAACCGCTGCTGCGACTGCACTTCGTGCTCGCCCGCTCGCTCCTCGCTCCCACCCATGAACAGGAGCTGGCGCGGCGCATCGACCGGCTCACCGAGACCCGCCACGAGGCGGTGGACACGGCGGCGTCCGAACTGCGGCGCATCGAACGGGATCTGCACGACGGCGCCCAGGCCCGGCTGGTCGCCATGGGCATGAACCTGGGCACCATCGAAGCGCTCATCGAGAAGGACCCGGCCCAGGCGAAGAAGCTGCTGGCGATGGCCCGCGCGTCCTCCGCCGAGGCCCTCACCGAGCTGCGCGATCTGGTGCGGGGCATCCATCCGCCGGTACTGGCCGAGCGGGGGCTCGGCGACGCGGTGAAGGCGCTGGCCCTGCGGCTGCCGACCGAGTCCGAGGTGCATGTGGAACTGGCCGGGCGGGCCGGGGCGCCGGTGGAGTCGGCGGCGTACTTCGCGGTCAGCGAGATCCTGACGAACGCGGTGAAGCACTCGGGTGCCGACCGGCTCTGGGTGGACCTGCATCACGCCGACGGGATGCTGCGCGTCTCCGTGACGGACAACGGCAGGGGCGGTGCGGCGATCGGTTCCGGCTCGGGGCTGAGCGGAGTCGAACGCCGACTCGGTACATTCGACGGCGTACTGGCCGTCAGCAGCCCAGCGGGCGGTCCCACCATGGTGACCATGGAGATCCCTTGCGAGTTGTCCTAGCCGAAGATCTCTTCCTGTTGCGCGACGGCCTGGTGCGCATGCTGGAGGCCTACGATTTCGAGATCGCCGCGGCTGTGGAGACCGGGCCCGAACTGACCCGTGCTCTGGCCGAGTTGAAGCCGGACGTCGCCGTTGTCGACGTCCGGCTTCCGCCGTCCCACACGGACGAGGGCCTCCAGTGCGCGCTGGCCGCCCGCCGGGCGCGGCCCGGACTGCCGGTGCTGGTGCTGTCGCAGCATGTGGAGCAGTTGTACGCGCGTGAGCTGCTGGCGGACGGCAACGGCGGCATCGGCTATCTGCTCAAGGACCGGGTCTTCGACGCGGACCAGTTCATCGACGGGGTCCGCCGGGTCGCGGCGGGCGGTACGGCGATGGATCCGCAGGTCATCTCGCAGCTGCTGTCACGCCGTTCGCAGGACAAGCCGATGGGCGGTCTCACCCCGCGCGAGCGCGAGGTCATGGAGCAGATGGCCCAGGGCCGTTCGAACGCGGCGATCGCCTCGCACATGGTGATCACGGAGCGGGCGGTGGCCAAGCACACCTCGAACATCTTCGGGAAGCTCGGGCTGCCGCCGTCGGACGACGACAACCGCCGCGTTCTCGCGGTGCTCGCCTACCTCGACCGGGGCGGCTCCTGAGGGGCCGTCGCGCCGAGGTGGAGCGTGGTCGCACCGAGGTGCGGTGCGGCCCGGGACGCGAGGACCTTCACCCGTACCGCCGTCGCGGTGACCGGCGCGGGCAGGGGCAGGATGCGCCGGTGGCCGATCGTGGTGCCCTCGGCGATCCGCTGCCAGGCCCCGCCGATCCGGGCCTCGACGGCGAACCGTTCCACCCGCTGTCCGCGCCGGATGTCCTCGCGGACGGCGACGCGGTCGAAGGTGTACGGACCCGGCCCCCGCTTGCGTACGTCGGTGCCGTACGTGGTGCGCACCGCCTTGCCGAAGGCCGTGAGCGAGGCGACGTCCGCGTCGGCCATCCGGCCGTCCGGGGCGGGCGGCACGTTCAGCAGGAGCGAGGCGTTGCGGCCGACGCTCTTCTCGTAGAGGTCCATCAACTGCGCTGGTGTCTTGGGCTGCTGCTCGGGGTGGTAGAACCAGCCGGGGCGGTTGGAGACATCGGCCTCGGCCGGGTACCACTGGAGGTACTTGGTGGTGGGGGCCAGAATCCGGTCCCGGGAGCCGATGTCCGGATCGGTGGAGTCGTTGGGCAGGCCGCCCAGTCCGGTCCAGGGGTCGGTGGTGTGCGGGGTGACGCTCCACTCGGTCCCACGGGCGATGCCGTTCTCGTTGCCGACCCAGCGCACGCCCTGCGGGCCCTGGAAGACGACGGTGTCCGGCGAGAGGGCCTTGATGGTGTCGAACCACTGCTTGACGTCGTACTTCTGGGTGATGCCGGAGCCCGACCAGGGGTTGGCGCCGTCCAGCCACAGCTCCTCGATCGGCCCGTACTCGGTGAAGAGCTCATAGACCTGGTTGAGGTAGTACGCGTCGTAGTCGTCGGCCCGCACCGTGAAGGTGGGCAGCCTGCCGCGCCTGACGTCGGCGGCGCGGTCGTCGCCCGGGACGAGGGTGGGGATGGTGCGCTCGGTGACGGCGCTGCCGTTGCCGAAGCGGCCCTCGCCTGCCGGGGCGCGGTCGCCGTCCTCCAGGGCGACGCGTTCGGGCAGGCTCAGCGGCTTGCCCTCGGCCTGCTTCTCACGGATCGTCTCGACCCATCGGGCGTGCCAGGCGTGCGGGAGTTCGGCACCGTCGGAGGGCGAGAGGTACAGGCCGACCTTGAGCCCCGCCCGGCGGGCGGCCCTGACGTAGGCGCCGACGACGTCGGGGCTGCCGGGGCTCAGTGCCACCGAGTGGTCGGTGTAGCGGCTGGGGTAGAGGACGAAGCCGTCGTGGTGCTTGGCGGTGAGCATGACCTGCTCGGCACCGGCCGCCCGGTAGGCGCGCATCCACTGGTCGACATCGATGTCGCCGGGGGCGAAGAGCTTCTCGTCCTCGGTGCCGGAGCCCCACTCGCGCCCGGTGAAGGTGTTCATCCCGAAGTGGGTGAAGGCGGTGATCTCCCGCTGCTGCCAGGCGAGCTGACCGCGGGTGGGGACGATGTTCGCGGCCTTCTCGATGATCCGTTCCGGGCTGTCGCACGCCTCGACGGTCAGCTGCGAGGCGGGTCTGACGGGCGCGGTGCAGGGGCCGCCCGGCGGTGCGGAGCGCTGAGCCGACGCCGGTCCGGCCGCCGGTCCGGCCGACTGCGCCGTCGCCTGCGCGGTTGCCTGTACGGGGATGAGCGCGGTCGCCGCCGCCAGTGCGAGCGCGCTGAGCACACGGGTGCGTCGTGCCATGGTTCCCTCCCATTCCCGACCAGGATTGGTCGGATCTCTCGGGTACCGACATGCGCATGCTGCCGCATGGAGGGGCACACGGGAAGGGCGTCCACCACAGAGATCCCATCTATCGACTCCGCGACCCCCGGTCGACTCGGTGACGCCCGAGAACTCCCCCCTGACGGCTCAGTGCCGCGCCACGGCCAGACTGACCACGTACGTCTCCTCCACCATGCCGTCCGGGAAGACCCCCGCCAGCAGCTCGCCCTCCCGGGCGAGGAAGTCCCGGACCTCCTCCTGGTCGGCGACCAGGAAGTCGGAGTAACTGCCGAGGTTGGCCAGGTGCACATCGAGCGGCACCCGACGGCTCCAGGGCAGCCGGAGAGTGCCGAAGGCGATGCCGTCCGGCAGGCCGCGGAACCGGGCCCGCTCGTCGTACCGGGTCTCGGCCGCGCCGAAGAACTTCCGCAGCCTGGCGTCCTGTTCACCGATCCACGGCACGGCCGGGTCGGAGTCGTTCCACCACAGGGCGAGCGCCCCGCCGGGCCGCAGGACCCGGCGGACCTCCGGGACCGAGCGGTCCGGATCGGTCCAGTGCCAGGACTGGGCATAGGTCAGCAGGTCGACGGAGCCCGACCGCAGCGGCAGGTGATTGCCGTCGCCCCGGACGACCGGCACCTCGGGGAGCCTGCGGCGGAACTCCTCGGCCATCCCGTCACCGGGCTCCACGGCCACCGTCCGGCTCCCGCGCGCGTGCAGGAGCGCGGTGCCCAGCCCGGTGCCCGCACCGATGTCCGCGACCCGCGCACCGGCCAGCGCGAACCCGGCCAACTCCTCGACCGCGTCCAGGAGTACGGGTGGGTACGAGGGCCTGCTCGCGCCATAGGCGGCAGCCGCCGCATCGAAGGAACGCGCACGTGAGGTATTCGTCATACGGTCATCATCGCCCGACGCCCGCCCACGGCTGAGGCGCCGGGACCGCCCGGGGATCCCCGTACGCGAAAATTCCCCGCACGCCCCTGTTCCCCCCGCATACCCGTCAGTACATTGACAGCATGTCTAACACGCAGCCAGCGGCGGTCGCGTCGGAGCGGACGCCGCTCAAGGCCCGCCAGGTCTCGTTCGCCTGGGACCGGACTCCCCTCCACTGGGTGCCGGGCGACCCGTTCACCACACACACCATCAATGTGCTCCATCTGCTGCTCCCCGCCGGGGAGCGCTGGTTCATCCGGGTGTACCGGCAGATCCTCCCGTACATCCAGGACGAGCAACTGCGCCAGGACGTCATCGGGTTCATCGGCCAGGAGGCCGTGCACTCGCAGGCCCACGACGATGTGCTGCCCCATCTGAAGCGGCAGGGCCTGGACCCCACCCCGTACACCGCCCAGGTCGACTGGTTCTTCGAGAAGCTGCTCGGTGACCGGACGCTGCCGCCCGGCCGGGCCTCGAAGTGGTGGCTGATGGAACGGGTGGCGACGATCGCCGCGATCGAGCACTACACCGCGTTCCTCGGCGACTGGATCCTCAACGCCGAGGCCCTGGACCGGCGGGGCGCCGATCCGACGATGCTGGACCTGCTGCGCTGGCACGGTGCCGAGGAGGTCGAGCACCGGTCCGTGGCCTTCGATGTGTTCATGCATGTCGACGGCGGCTACCGGCGGCGGCTGCGGACCTGGG is a genomic window of Streptomyces sp. NBC_01237 containing:
- a CDS encoding alpha-L-fucosidase, with amino-acid sequence MARRTRVLSALALAAATALIPVQATAQATAQSAGPAAGPASAQRSAPPGGPCTAPVRPASQLTVEACDSPERIIEKAANIVPTRGQLAWQQREITAFTHFGMNTFTGREWGSGTEDEKLFAPGDIDVDQWMRAYRAAGAEQVMLTAKHHDGFVLYPSRYTDHSVALSPGSPDVVGAYVRAARRAGLKVGLYLSPSDGAELPHAWHARWVETIREKQAEGKPLSLPERVALEDGDRAPAGEGRFGNGSAVTERTIPTLVPGDDRAADVRRGRLPTFTVRADDYDAYYLNQVYELFTEYGPIEELWLDGANPWSGSGITQKYDVKQWFDTIKALSPDTVVFQGPQGVRWVGNENGIARGTEWSVTPHTTDPWTGLGGLPNDSTDPDIGSRDRILAPTTKYLQWYPAEADVSNRPGWFYHPEQQPKTPAQLMDLYEKSVGRNASLLLNVPPAPDGRMADADVASLTAFGKAVRTTYGTDVRKRGPGPYTFDRVAVREDIRRGQRVERFAVEARIGGAWQRIAEGTTIGHRRILPLPAPVTATAVRVKVLASRAAPHLGATTLHLGATAPQEPPRSR
- a CDS encoding class I SAM-dependent methyltransferase; amino-acid sequence: MTNTSRARSFDAAAAAYGASRPSYPPVLLDAVEELAGFALAGARVADIGAGTGLGTALLHARGSRTVAVEPGDGMAEEFRRRLPEVPVVRGDGNHLPLRSGSVDLLTYAQSWHWTDPDRSVPEVRRVLRPGGALALWWNDSDPAVPWIGEQDARLRKFFGAAETRYDERARFRGLPDGIAFGTLRLPWSRRVPLDVHLANLGSYSDFLVADQEEVRDFLAREGELLAGVFPDGMVEETYVVSLAVARH
- a CDS encoding metal-dependent hydrolase, with the protein product MSNTQPAAVASERTPLKARQVSFAWDRTPLHWVPGDPFTTHTINVLHLLLPAGERWFIRVYRQILPYIQDEQLRQDVIGFIGQEAVHSQAHDDVLPHLKRQGLDPTPYTAQVDWFFEKLLGDRTLPPGRASKWWLMERVATIAAIEHYTAFLGDWILNAEALDRRGADPTMLDLLRWHGAEEVEHRSVAFDVFMHVDGGYRRRLRTWATAFSALIFLWQRGVRFFMENDPSLLDGKASFKAFHDSGKQGTLPSTGAILRSVPSYLSRSYHPSQEGSTAQAVDYLAQSPAALAAEARTTGTP
- a CDS encoding sensor histidine kinase, which translates into the protein MNAMLERIRPPMRAAGRGFALSLVGLVGSITLFVLAVLSIAFILLGIGLVTTPPVLEAVRKHANQRRLWAVTWSDVRIPVPYRPFPPDVRTGFTGQVERTTLMLKDPATWRDLQWLLVDMTAGYVLSVLAAALMIYPLESLVLAAGLWRVFRDDAYWYGFVPVDSQASALAAVALGIVLFAVGLKVSEPLLRLHFVLARSLLAPTHEQELARRIDRLTETRHEAVDTAASELRRIERDLHDGAQARLVAMGMNLGTIEALIEKDPAQAKKLLAMARASSAEALTELRDLVRGIHPPVLAERGLGDAVKALALRLPTESEVHVELAGRAGAPVESAAYFAVSEILTNAVKHSGADRLWVDLHHADGMLRVSVTDNGRGGAAIGSGSGLSGVERRLGTFDGVLAVSSPAGGPTMVTMEIPCELS
- a CDS encoding response regulator transcription factor: MRVVLAEDLFLLRDGLVRMLEAYDFEIAAAVETGPELTRALAELKPDVAVVDVRLPPSHTDEGLQCALAARRARPGLPVLVLSQHVEQLYARELLADGNGGIGYLLKDRVFDADQFIDGVRRVAAGGTAMDPQVISQLLSRRSQDKPMGGLTPREREVMEQMAQGRSNAAIASHMVITERAVAKHTSNIFGKLGLPPSDDDNRRVLAVLAYLDRGGS